DNA from Phocoena phocoena chromosome 1, mPhoPho1.1, whole genome shotgun sequence:
TGTGAACAATAGGAGAAACTGGGTCAGGGGTACATGGCAACTCTGTAATACCTTCACAACctctctgtaaatctaaaactattctaaagtaaaagtttgtattttttaaaagagggtcATGTGTTTGGGTTTCAGGCAGTCCCCAAGACTCAGTTTTCTCTGGTTCCCTCTTTTTACCAGCATGAAGGATCTAAGCTGCTGACTTTGGGGGTCTCCAAGCTCCTAGCTCCCAACCTCATTGCCATGGCAACTATCATTTTCAAGCCCAAGGAAAACTCCCATTTCTTCATCATTGGATATTCAGTTAGCCTAGCACAGGACCTGGCCCAAAGTGGGTGCTAAGTTGATAATTGTCACATGAATGAAAATCACGGAGGACCTGTTGACAGAGGGGATCCAAGCAGAAAGCCAAGCTCTTTCCTTCCCAGGGCAAGAAGTCAGGATTTGTTAGTCTCCATCCAGAGGAGGAAGGCTTGCAGCAGTCTGGTTGGAAGCCGGTAGGAAACTCCTCTCAACTGCCTTCGGAGAGCAAGCACACAGGTTTACTCAGGATTGTATTGACTGGGGTGCTTTGGGGAACTGATGGGGATAATGAGACGTGAGCTGATTCCTCTACCCCACCCCCGCGGGGATGCCTCCACTGCCCCTCTGTCCCCTCAGGGTGTCAGCTCTGGGCTGCCAAAAACCATCTGCAAAGAAGCTTCACACACCTCGAACTGTTTGCTAGGTCTTGAAAGTCCattacctggcacacagtaggcgcttcATGTATGATGACTGACATTTATAACGCACCAGGCCCTGCACCTGGGAGGAGTGGGAGCTCCTATTTAATCCTTTGTGCTACTGGCATTGCCaccatccccattttccagaagaagaaacagaggccCAAAGAGCTTGAGAAACTGGCCCCAAGTCCAAACGAGAAAGTATATGAGAGGTTTCAAATCCAAGTCACCGAAGTCCCAAACTCATGCCCTCTATGTGCTCAGTAGCCACCCTGAAATCCACCCCCTCTGCTGGGCCCTGAGGGCCGAGAACCAGCTGCCTGCTGTCTGCACAGGCAACGGTGCTCACTCCTTCATCTGTGGCCTCCAGACAGCAGTAATTTTCAAGtcactttcttttaaaacttaatttgccAATTTCCCCCTTAGAGGTGCTTTTTGATATTCCTTCAGGCTGTCAGCCTGGACAGGCCAAGGAAGCAGAATCCAGGGAGATGGATGCTTATTACAAGCATTCGATTAATGAAGTTTGAATAATGCAGCCCTGGATGCTCGATGGATGCCTGGAGGCTTTGAGACACCCTCCCCTAGATCGGACTTCGAGTGGCCTTTTCCGTATTTACTGCTACCTAACCAGATACTTCAAACATATCCTGTACTTGGTATAATTTGATATCTGCCCAGTCCCTAAAGTGCcttctcaacaaatgtttacccCGATGTTCGAgtatatttaaaagatttatattCTTCTGTTGTGGATCGGAATCTGCGGGAAAGGCAGATTCTGTCTTCCCAGACAGAGAATCCTGCCTTGGCTGATGGGGTGGCTTCCAGCAGGAACCTTTTAATACATCACTTATTAAAATGGACCCGAGCCTCACCAAGGGCTCCCGTGCTCCCCCATTCCCAGCAGAGGGCAGCTCCAGGTCTCAGCTGACCACATCCAAGTGGTCAGCTAAGATGCTCTGCCTCCCTCTGACCCCTGATGCAGTCAGTTGTCTGTTGGCAGAATAGCGGGAGAGCTCAGGCTCAGAACAATAAACCAACAAAAGGATATTTAAGGCTGAAGGACAATGGCTGCAGCTGGGACTGAGCCTGGGTCTGGGGACAGGTGACTCTGCATCCCCATCCTGGAGCCCGGACTCTGGGTTCAAGAGTGCTTCCCGACTTACCAGCTGAGTGACCTCATACAAGTTACCTAATGCCTCTGAGCCCTGGTTTCTCCTGTATCATCAGGACACAGGTAACACCTGCTCCATAGAGCCGTTTCGAGCCGGGCCTACAGTAAGAGCTCAGTGAGTATGGCTGTTGTGCCCGTCCTTTTAGCCCCTCTGGGGTGTCGAGTTCCTCACCTACTAAAGAGAGGTAGGGGCTGTGGTTTTCCAGGGTTGCTGGGCTGATTATGTGAGGCTTGGAAGGGAAAGCGCTTTGTAATTGCACGGCGCTTTGATCAGGTAAGTGGTACTCACTCCTGGGTGCGGACAGACACCTGTCTTCTGAAAGAATCTTTTCATTTGGTTCCTACTCCTCTCGGCAAATTGATGCCGCACAGAGGGTGGGCCCGGCCCCTAGCTCTGCCAGGCGGCCCCTCAACCTTCATGCGGACAGAGCACAGGGGAAAGCTGGGCTCCGTGGTACCTAAAGGCCCATCGGCTCCGAGCACTGGGACTCTCTGGGGTCAGCGGGGAGGAGAGCCAGGTTTGGGAACAGGGTCACACGCCTGGGAAAATCAAGCtggcaccccaccccacccccatcgtCCTGCAGGCACCGCCAGCTCCAGCTTGCCTGCCTTCCCGATGATGCCTGATAGGGACTCCACTGGGTCCCCCTGAGGCTCTGGGCCTCCACCCCTGAGAATGGGGTTGAGACATcacccccctccccacaggcCCTCTGGagccccccttccttctccccacccaggCCTGTCTTACCTGATGTCTGAGTCACACTCAGGCTCCTGTCACCGTGAGCTGTGTTGTGACTCCCCGACTGACAGTTTtacaacaaacacattaaaagctCCCGGCGGCACCGGGACTCCTGGATGCCAAACAGCCCAGGAGAAAAAAACTCTCCCGGCCTTTCTTCAGCCAAAATCCTTCTcccaacccctcctcccccaggggcCTGCTCCACTGCCATTAACTGTCCTGAGCCCAACAAGGggctgagaattttttttcataacgAGACTTTTTGAGCGGTGATTGGAGGAGGGCTGCTGAGTTGGGGAAGCCCGAGACAAATCCAATCAGGCTGTGGGCCCCAGAGGACCAGGCTCATCCCTCCAGGAAGGACCTGTGAACTCAGGAAGGCAAAGGTGCAGGGCAAAGAGCATAGGTCCTCCTCAGCCCTGCCCTTGAGGACGGGTGGCCCATGATGAAGGATTACCTGGGCATCTTATGCTGAGTGCTACTATGTGCTGGGTGCTGTGTGAATCTTCCCAACAACCTTCGAGGTAGGAGCTGCATTAACCCCACTtcacagatttggaaactgaggcctgaagaaGTGAAGGGACTTGCTCAAATCCATAGAGCTAGGAAGtgaaggagctgggatttgaatccaagccTGCCAGCCTCCAAACTTTGCCTTTCACGAGGCTGACTCCCTGCCAACCAGCACACCAGccctccttctccccacaccccaccagGGATGGCAGAAACCCAACAGAAGTTGGGAGAGCCCAAAGCAAATCCAAACTGGACGCACTTGCCCTCCAGGGATGGCCTTGCCACTCCAGCTTCTTTCCTATCACCTGAGCCCAACCCACGGTGGCCTCCACACCACCTTTTTGCCTCACAGACCAAAGCTACCGGTCCCGCCTTCCCGTCTGCAAGCAGCAGACAAAAAGCAAGCTCCCTGGAACCAAAGCCGAGAAAAGAGAGTGAGACACAGGAACAGTTCTTTTATTGTACATTGAAGAAATAGCCCTGTGTGCTGGTTAAAGGTGCAACATACAGAATATTGAATTAAGAAAAGAGGCAACAGGGTAGGGAAAGGAAGAAACCTCTTGAGGTCCAAAGTTGCAAACAAAAAAACGGGAAAAGATTCCTCACGCAAGAGGCATTTTTGCAAATACCATGCAAAACAGGCAGCTGGTGTGCCCTAAGAGAACCcctataaataacagaaaaagacaCTCCAAGCATTCCTTTACGTGAACTCAGAgcacagggaaaagaaaagaaaccaaaatgccTTTTGGCATTTCAAGATATTTGGcactcttgtgattacatttttTTACAGTCCATTAAAGAGAATAAACTGACACAATATTAGAGGAAAAAACAGGCTGCTCACACAACAGACTGCAGGGAGAGGTTAGAAAAAgctcaagcatttttttttctttgttttttctgtggtttttttttcctgacatataaaatgtgttcatttgCATTAACTTGGGCAAATagctcgcagcaacaaagaaacacaagctttacaattcattttaaaataaagcgaTGATTATTTTCTAGGTATGATTCCTTAGAAAAGTTCTCGTCTTGTTTTAAACACGTTCTTGATAACTTCAAAAGATGACCAAAATAGAATGCAATATCTATAGAgatcattttctgatttttttttgtacatCCAAGGAtaacaacataaaaaaataaaactggacagCATTTCACATCCAAGTGCACAGAATCATTTTTGCAAGATTAAATAATGTAAACATTGGGAACAGCCAAATCAGCGAAGAATGCCAACACCTCAAAACACCCGGTGTTGCTGCTTCATTATTTAAGTGGTTCAAAAACCAGATCTATAATTGCGCAATATTCACtgtatagaaaaagaaatggatattAATTTTGACAAATAGCTGCAACTGagacttctctttttatttctttatgtatatatatatagtgatttttttaatttttaaaaatttctttttaatttttatctttgcaaAGAAGCCCAGAGCCTTCTCCTTCTCACGCCTCATCTGTCTCCCGGCCTGACACGAGATACAGGTTGCTGATTTCATCGTGGGTAGCAAGCTAGTAATAAATTTCAAAGTGCTTtctcttttcatgctttttgCCAATAACTGATATCGCCGATCTCATTCTTATTCTCTCCCTTAACTCATTGTCTTTAGGGGAGTTAGACACCAGGAGGTGCCTTGTCTGTCATATTTTTCAGCACGTCATCAATCCTATCATCTTCAATAACAACTGcaaaaaaagggggagaaaaggagaggtGAGCGCTCTTGGGCCTAGCCAGGGGTCCCTAAGTTTCGCTTTACGCCCGGGTCGGCGGGGCGGGTAGactgaggaaaggagagggaaggggtctCCACGCGTGCTAACACAGCCCCCATCCTCTTCTGCTCGGCCAGGGGTCCCTCTGCTGCTTTTCTCTCaaccactccccctcccccaggccgcGTCCCAGCATGGTCCTTAGAAGAGGAAACGAAGAGGGCAGAAATCCCGCAGCCCTGGTGGCAGCCTAGGCGCGCACCGGCCTGGTCCTCACCCCGGTCCCCACCCGCCCTGGAGGGcgcatttatttggaaaaaaggctCCTgggcgggagagggaggggagggaggagccacGGGCTCCGGGCCTGGGATTCTCCCGGGTGCCCCGAGCGCAGCGCCGACAGCCGAGGCGGGGTGCTGAGGTGCGCTGAGCGAGGAGGGACGCCAGGGGCCGGTTGCACAGCGCGCAGCCCGTCGGGGATTCTGGCCTCGCTTGGGCCGGGAGCCCCCCTCCGCGCTGCCAGCGGGCTGACTTGGCCTCTCCGCACTCGCAGCTACAGAGGTCGGAGCCTCCCTTCGCTGCCCACCGGCGGCTCGCCCGCCTCTCCGCATCTGCCTCTCTGTGTCCTTCGCCTCTCTCACTATCTCTACCTAGCCTCGCCTTCCTCGGTCCCTCCATCAGTCTCCCGGCGCGACGGTCACCTGTCGAGGTCTCTGGGCCTCTCTCTGTGTCCGGGGTGTCGGTTGCCCTCATTGTTTCAGCTGCTTTTCTGTCCTCCCCAGACTTGCGTTCCTGGCTCGCTGTCTTCCCGgctctgactctctctctccttaGCTTTGTCTCGGTCTCTGCCCATCTCGGCCTCCCCGCTACTTCCCCGCTCCGCCTTCCTCCCTATCTCTGCGTCTCAGTCTCTCACGGCAGCTATCGGTCTTTCTCATTGTCCCCGCGCCTCTGGAGCTCCTCTTAGAGCCCCTGCGCGTCCCAGTCTCTACGGGGCTTTTCCAGCTCCTGCGCCGAGCGCCCAGGCTCGGcaaaccccctccccctgccaaggAACAATGAAAAGCCGGTGTGATCCGAAAGCCCCTCGCCTTCCCCGCCGGAACCAGCCCTCCCCCCCGCAGTTCCCCACGCCGTTCCCTGGGGAGCCCTaggactccccccaccccgggtTGTAGATCGAGTTCAGCTGCTACTACACTGCGCAAAAGGGGCGCAAAAGGGGCGGGGGCAGGGTATAAATCAAAAAATCAAACTTTGGGAACCAGAGTAAAACCTTTCAGCCCCTGCTGCAGCGAGATGCAGCCACGCCCCCTGGGTGACCCCAACGAGGATCCAGCTGAGGGGGAGGGGCTCCCGAGGCCAGCCGGAGCTGAACCCGCAGTGCgggatcccccccacccccgtccaaTTCTGCGCGATGAGATGTTAGTGGGTCGGAACGGGCTCCCGGGTGCGGGAAAACCCCGCAAACCTCCGCCAGGCCTGGGTACCCGGAAAACGGGTGTCGGGGGAGGTGGCCAAGAACTCACCCCGCTTGCTCCGGCCGATCTGGCCCAGCTTGGGCGGCCGCTTGTTCTGCCCGGCGCCGAAGAAGTTGTTGGTGTCCTGCAGGCGGCAGGAGAAGATCTGGCCCACGTCGCCGCCGTCGCCGTAGGGGCTCAGCTTCTCGTCGCCGTAGGGCAGCACCTCCGACATGGTCGCGTCCGGGGGCTCCGCGGCGGCACCTCCTCCGCCCGCGTCCCCGCCCGCGGCGGACAGGGTCAGCGGCGCTGGGGCCGGGGACGGCCGGCCGAGGACCGCCCGCGGGCTGCGGCGGCGCTGGCGCCGGCGAGAGGCCGGAGGGCGCCGCTGGGGCAGGAGCGCGCAGCCGGCCCGAGCGACCCCGCGAGCGCCCGAGGCTGCGCTGCGCTGCGCTCCGGCTCGGCGGCGCGAGAGTGGCTGCTGCTCCGGCAGAGGCGAGCAGGACTCACATCCTCGGCGCGCTCGGGCGCTGGGCtggggccgggccgggcggggccgTGAGCCGAGGGAGGAGGCTGTGCCAGCGAGCCCCGAGGGCGCGGGGCCGAGGAGGGCGCACCCCGGGAAGCCGGGCAGGCCGGTCCTGCGGCGAgtgcgggcggcggcggcgctggTTCGGGGAGGCTGACTGGGGAGCTGCGAGCGGCTGGGCTGcgaggggtggagggggaggggagcgagggtggagggagggcacgggtggggggtgggagagaagcccggagagagggagggggaagagagaaacCGAGAGGGAAACggggagagaagcagagacacagagagaatgaGAGGCAGGGGAATCGAccgaaagagagagaggaaggcaagagggaggagaagaaagggcGGAGGGAACGACTAGATCAGGAtcggagagggagaggggagagagagaaagagggtcggagagggaaggaggagagtcagagggaggagaaggaggccgGGACCGAGAGCCAGCCCGCGGGCGAGCTGCGAGCGAGAAATGCCGGCCGCGGCGCGGAGGCGAGgccgggggggggcggggagggcaggaggagggcggGGCGGAGGGGACCCGGGCCGCGGGGACAGATCCCTGGAAGCCGAGCGACGTCACGGGGCAGCGCAGGCCGGCCCGGGCCGCGGCTAGcttcctgcccccgcccccagcacccGCGTCCCGCCCGCGCTGAGGGGCCCCCCGTgagccccgccccggcccggcgGCCTCCGGGCGCCGCCTCCTCCCGCGGGGTGTTTACCGGGTCCCGAGCCGGTGCGCGGCGGCTCCGCGCGGGACCTGCCACCGGCTCTGCCTCCCGCGGGGAGCTGGGGGGAGTGGGGATTCCGGGAGCGGGAAGGGGAACCTACGACGCACACGTGGGGAAGGACAGATGGATGCAGGTCTCCCCGGAGGCCAGATGCTGGGGTAGAGGTCGGAGAGCACCCGGCGACCTTCGGACACGGTCTCCCCCGCCGGCGCCAACCGGGGAACCCCTTGCCCCCATCACACTTGCGCCCCACTCTAGACTCTCAGGGCCCGGCCCCTTGGGCCTcataccctccctctcccactcggTTCGCCCTGGAAGGCCCTGCTCCCAGCCAGGTCTCTGGACTCGGGATCCCGCGGGGCCTCGGGGTGGAGgcggatggggggtggggaggggcagcccaGCCTCCCCGAGGAGCGGGGAGCGCCTTCTTACGCCGGCCTCACCAGGGATGCCCGGC
Protein-coding regions in this window:
- the CAMK2N1 gene encoding calcium/calmodulin-dependent protein kinase II inhibitor 1, with protein sequence MSEVLPYGDEKLSPYGDGGDVGQIFSCRLQDTNNFFGAGQNKRPPKLGQIGRSKRVVIEDDRIDDVLKNMTDKAPPGV